Within the Channa argus isolate prfri chromosome 12, Channa argus male v1.0, whole genome shotgun sequence genome, the region tcctttcattatctttatctGATTATCCTGGAGCGTTTTCCAGCTGtggtttgtaaatatgttttatccaactggacattttattgtctgtaaagctttttttaatgtatgaaaAACTCAGCTTGAGATGGTTGAATGAACACGGGACTGAATGTACTAAGGAGCTGAACGGATGTAAATCAACTTGTTGTCTTTCCTTTGacctcagtgagacacacagtgtCCAATTAAGTCCAGTATCTGGCAGCATTTGATGCCCAAAGCAACTTTTCCTCAAAAAAGAGCTGAATGCAGGTTTTCTGGTAAAAACCATTTGTccataaattttaatatttgtaactttgtttttgagaaacgctccattggtttggtgataacagagaaacattaacacagaaacatgtgatCTATGGTttggcaaagaagcagagagaggtttgtctgagggagggaggggggagaggaagGTGCTTGTGCCAGAGCTGATGTGAtgaaatcttcttcttttcctttcggctgctccctttcaggagtctccacagcgaatcatgtgcctccatctaactctatcctctgcatcctcttcactcacaccaactaacttcatgtcctccctcactacatccataaatctcctctttggtcttcctctagacctcctgcctggcagctccaacctcagcatccttctaccgatatattcacagtttctcctctgaacgtgtccaaaccacctcaatctggcctctctgactttatctccaaaacatctaacatgagctgtccctctgatgtactcattcctgatcctgtccatcctcgtcactcccaaagagaacctcaacatcttaagctctgctacctccagctctgcctcctgtcttttcttcagtgccactgtctctaagccgaacaacattgctggtctcaccaccgtcttgaacagctttcctttcattctcgctgatactcttttatcacacaacacacctgacacttttctccacccgttccaacctgcctgcactcgcctcttcacctcttttccacactcaccgttgctctgaaccgttgaccctaagtacttaaagtcctgcaccttcttcacctctgctccctgtaacctcaccattccacctgggtcactctcattgacacacatgtattctgtcttactgcggctaagcttcattcctctgttttccagagcagacctccacctctctagattttcctccacctgctccctgctctcactacaaataacaatgtcatctgcaaacatcatagtccatggagattcctgtctaacctcatctgtcagtctgtccatcaccagagcaaacaagaaggggctcaaagccgatccttgatgcagacccacctccaccttgaactcctctgtcacacctacagcacctcaccactgtcttacagctctcatacatgtcctgcaccactctaacatacttctctgccactccagacgtcctcatacaataccacagctcctctctcggcaccctgtcatacgctttttctaaatctacgaagacacaatgcaactccctatgaccctctctgtacttctcaatcagcgtcctcaaagcaaatactgcatctgttgtactctttctaggcatgaaaccatattgctgctcacaaatgttcacctctgcccttagccgagcttccactactctttcccacaacttcattgtgtgactcatagCTGATGTGATGAAATGATTCTTAATAATTTCCTACAacgtgaaagaaaaaagaaagagaaaatatcataatatataagtatatttaatataatgtacaaaaaaaaaactgaacactgatgaactgagatctgtggtgagggggcagcagtggctcaggtggtgactGTCCACCTGTCGACCGTAGTTTCAGTGATTCTCAGCTCGACTGTGTAGAGtcatatgtggaaatgtacctggacaagaccctgaacccccaaactGACCATCACAAACTGTTGAGCTTGTGTGAGCCAGCACACATCTGACAGACCACATGATCTGAAGTGGAAACCCTGAGCTGATGGGAGAAACTGAACCAGGAAAGAAATCGTGTTTCATAGTGAGTGAGAAACTGATGGAAAgatgaacatttatgaatttatttcctcagcatattagctcatattttagattgttatggacattactgcatgtggaTTATTTATTGATTCACTCATTgccataaaacacaatttgaaataaaataacatttatacttcagaagcaaacatttagttattcagatcatttacattaattaaaattatgttattagatttttttgtattgctttgCATATGTTTCTATATTTACTAGAAGTAAAATTCTAGAAGTTAAAATCTTggacagaaggaaaataaatagagaacaaaaatactttttttaaatctttgatttATTGTGTCATCTGTTGAATTTTGTGGGAAAACGCCAAATAAACAGCAATAATGATGGAAGATGACGTGGACGGCAGCCTCGGTGTTTCAGTGCGCTCTACTTTGTATTGTCTTGTGTTTGAATGCAGTGTTCTGCCACAGTTCTGGTGGATCTTACTACCGGGAAGAACTCATGAACATCAGAGCTTCTACCCTGTGGCCTTATTTCCGTGGTGCTTGTGCGTCTCCGTCTTCCTCTCTAACGCTCACTTTCAAAGCAAATGGACGAGCTGACCCTGCTGCTGAACAAACTCCGAGACTTTTCTAcgtcctgtgttttgtgcttcacGGAAACATGGCTGTGTGATCTTCTAGCGGCCTCTGCGCTCCAGCTGGGTGAGTTTCAGCTTTACAGACACGCGGGAGGTGGAATCTGTTGCCACGACGTTTCGGTGCTATCTATGCACTGCTCCCCGGACCTGGAGGCCTTCATCATCAACTGCAGCCTTCTCCTCATTCATCCCTGTTGCTGTGTGTGGATGAGacaaagaagctgcttggatgagtagcaaaacatttttaaccaagaagaaaaaagtccagttgacgtgactcggataaccaaacctggatgacctTCACTGACATAGATCTATAAAATCTCATTTATAGATTATTGGTATTCGATATTTGTTTCAATTCTATCCAGTGACATCTGGTGAAGAGGCCAACTTTGATTTTTCATGCCTCAATTAAGGGCTATTGAAGTAACAGTAATGATAATTCATTTTGGTACAAGTAAAGAGAAAAGGCTAAAAGGATTAAGataagtttgtttcttttcagttttgctcAAGGTCTCAGGACACAGATATGGACATGATAGAGGAAGGTGTTTGTGGAAGTGGAGCATCAATCACAAAAGTGTATGACAGGCATCATCACTGCTGCACAGCAGCCATTGATCGTCTTCAGAGAAGATGACAGATGATGATTGGTGGTAAACCTGTTTTTGTCATCAGTGATGAAAGCAAGTTTCTCCACAACAGAACAGGTGTCAATCACAGGGAGATGATGTTAATTAATGATATTATTCCATTTATTACATGGTCCAGAAATGTGAACAAGTAACACAAATACTGCTgatatttgttgatatttgtatttgttatatttagaaGAAATATGTTGGGTATAAAGCCTGACTGGGTTAAAATCAGACCAAAGGTTCAAATTAATGAAGGCAAAATATTTGGGTCAAAGTTTGCCCCCTGCTGGACCTTTTATGGATCTGTTATTGACAGCTGCATCCATCACATTAGTGAAATATCTTACAGCAATGTccaaaaacattgttaaacCTCTCAGCCAGGCTCAGATTTGTGGTGAAGGCCTGAGAGTAATTGGGGAAGGAATCAGGAAAAAACAGGTCTGGGGAGACAAACTGAGTTTTGTCTTAGTGGAAATTATTCTGGGAGCCAAAGGTGAGGACGTGATCCCAGTACTGAGTCCAGCAGACATGGAGGCATTGAAAGCAGCTCTGACGTTTTCATGTCAGAAAGTCTGCGTCTTGCTTGtgcttttaaagttttactctGTGTAACAGCATGTAGCCTGTATATGATACCTTCACCAACAAAAtccaaacttttctgtgtgttcagttCAACTTTAGGAAAGTAGCTAGCTAACTTTATCACAAGTGGGGTGAAGCCAAGTGGCTCTGCTGTGTAGTAAAATGGCTTTTTTGGACTTATAATAAGAAACTGAATGAACacagttattatttaaataaatcccTGTGCTGAAATCATTCAgtgtagttactgtatatactgtaactcATCCATGTTGGCTGAGGAAAAGTTTTGCTTGCACTGACTTGTTGCTTGTGCATCTGATGACATTGGCAAAACTAATGATGCTAATGAAGTATGTAAGCGACCTTTCCACCGTGTTAGGGACGACATTGCCACAGTCAGCAGCTTTGCTGATAGTTTCTAATTAGTCACTGATCTCAcctcaatatttaaaaacccaTCTTTGTATTAATCAGGTCACCATGACAACTAGGATGATTGTGCAGTGACATTAAAGTCTATTATATTCTGTCAGTAAGTTTGCTAACAGCTTTAACCACAGCAGAGGGACACACTGGGCAAAGACAGGGACACCTAAGAACACAGCTTGACCAGCTAATAGAATCAGCTGCTGCACCTCTCCCAGGGCCTTCAACAGTGGTTGATCCACCTCCTGAGACCTGCCGTGACTTACACTGTAATACGTTTTTTTGAACTGCACCTCTCCCAGCTGACCTACAAGACAACCCAGCATGGGAGCTGAGAAGGAGATGAAATGCAGGTCAAAAGAGATGAAATCACATTAATACACTTCAGACTGTTGGTGTTTGGCGTcggttgtttttatattgtaggCTGGGAATTATCTACCCTGAGCAAACATTTTCTAAGATATTCAGCAGAAACTGGAAACAGACCTCAGACCCTGAAGCCTGACAGTAGGCAGGTAACTGGGTAAGTTTGGTTGAGGTTAAGGTCAGGGGACATGGACATCTACAGCCCTTTTCACACATGGGATCCCTAACTTTGCTGCCTTCATCTGTCAGAGTTAAAAATCAACTTGGTTTTGTTATTATCTCacatttatgttgtgtattttatttatgattttcaaATTCCGTTTAGTATTAGTGAATTTTATATAACTGAGCAATTATTATTTGCACTTGTTTTGGTTCCCAGGGAAACTATATTGCTGCACATCACCCTTTATGTAGCCCCTCCCCCTTTCCCTCAGTGCTGCTCCTTATCTTCAAGGGTAAGTTGCTGATGAAATGCTGATGGTgctgattttctgttttgttcagaAATTAACCATCAGTTATTGGTTAAATACACGACCGAGGAGACGATGTGATGTTTAGAGACAGATGAACAGAAAGTGGAACTAAATCttgatggatggagggatgttTACTGTGTCTAAAACAAGATGGGGGAACAAACCATCAACTTccactttgtgtttcttccaaTAGCAGGTTCTGCTTTAGTTTGATGCTAAAGgagtttttcttgttctttaaattaaaatgtgtgaacttgTTTTCAGTTCTGTCCAGCTcctgtttcagtaaatactCACTACATTTCATTATTAGAATTCTTCATATTAGCAGTAGTTCTATCATTAACAGTCATTAGTTTGGTGTTTAAAAGCTTCATTAactttgctgttatttcaatGATATTGATGAACCTAaaccttttctcatttctctccatGTTGATTTTCTCTTGTGGTTCTGTGGGTTTTTACTAAACTGTctcatggaaaatgttaaatttccttttttgttgtgatgAACCAAACTAGTTAGTATTTAAAGCCTCATTGtaataactatttaaaatgacactggacCTGAAATGACAGACTCAACATTACACAGCACTTTACTGTTGTtgtggaagaaaaaatgaagtttGCAATAAGATGTTTGTATCTTTATACAGCAGCCAGTTCTATAAAATCCTTTATGGTTTTGTAGGtgacatttgtgatgtgatgATTAATTCCTGGGTCAATGTTGTTCCGACAATGTCCATTTCTTTCACTCACGTAATTTGTCCAGTTTCTTAACCTTCACACTGTCTCcaaaagagcaaacattttacactgatcTCTACTTGATCAGtttactgtcactgtgtgatcatcacttttttcctctctatCATCTGCCTGAAACTAGAAGAAACTCCACTGTCTCTGTATAAGATTTCCGTGTTTAAGTGTCTGCAAATGTTCAGTGACAAAGAAGAGATAAGCTGAGTCTTTATCTAtggatggttttaaaaacccTGATGTTTGAAGCCATCTGCTGGTCGTCTGTGGGGTTTTTACTTTATAGTTCTTCGTCATTAGCTTCAGTTTTGGCTGTGAAACCTGCTGCTGAGTGGAGAAATTGTCCTTGTTTCATTATCCCACTGCTTTTACtactatttaaatttttctttataatgATTTTCTCcctatttagaaaaatgttatattgatTTTCATAGACTCcatatttaaataatcacatgctgcatttcttttaagGTTCTttgatttgaattaaaaattaaattaatgtaatcaaataaaaatatgtagaatttttcatattttgtaacCATGTGCTCTCATTTTTGTGATTATTTACTTACTGTCACATCATCTCAGTGATCACAGCTCatctgactgtgagtcccaACAGCTCTCAGTTTTTTAAAGGAGACACTGTCTCTCTGAGCTGTAAAGAGgacgacagctctgctggatggacactgaGGAAGAACATAACCAAACAAAATATAACTCAGTGTGGAGACGGTTGGGGAGAACCTGCTGGTTCTTTGTGTATAATTGACTACCTCTTCCCatgggacagtggagtttactggtgtgagtccagagagggatcaaccagtaacagcatcaccatcactgtcactggtaagatcagactgtggagttagtgttgatgaagctgtgtggaaatggatgaaatgctgtagtttgtctctgtgttgaggtggagcagtgatcctgcagagtcctgtcctccctgtgatggagggacatgatgtctctctgcactgtcaaacaaagaggcctccctccaatcattcagctgatttctataaagatggctccctcatcaggactgagcctacaggtcacatgaccatccaccatgttaccaagtctgatgaaggcctctacaagtgtcacatcagcagtcatggagagtctccacccagctggatctacgtcacaggtcaggagcttcactttgatttcaacacttatttcatccacatgttcaactgaacaggtgattctctctacagaaaaacCAATGACCACATCTtcacccacctccaccacctttACGTCATCGCCACCTCCATCCTCCACTTCCCTTCAGCTTGTGATCACACTGCtcctccacctggtggtgttctgTCCATACTTGATCTCCACTCTCCTCATGGTGTCTTTATAtcgacacagacacagaggtagCACGTTGAATCATTCACTGACCAAACACTCAGCAAACAATCATTCAATAAATTCATCACTCACATAAAAGAAACATCAATATTTTCACAGTTGATACATTTTCTACTGTTTCATTCTGACCTGTTCTGACTGTAGGAAATGACCTTCCTGTCTCTATGGTGATGACCTCACCCGAACAGGCTGAGCGGGGATTGGATAATGATTATGATAATGTCACCACAGAGCATCACTTCTGATCTGATCCAACATGATCCATATGttcccatttaaaaaagaagctacAATATCAGAAACAGTAAAGGAGCCAGAACACTTCCCTGTGGAACTCCACATGTTCCTCATGATGAACTTTGTTGAATGTCGAATGTCAGAACTTCAGCAGCAGTTTAATCTCTTTTCATCTTAAAAATGGAAGCAGCTGTGAGAGCAGTTCTCCAGGATGAGTCCTCAGGTTTGTGAAAGCTGAAAACTTAGAGAAAGACTCTGAACCAGATTTTTTTATACAGACGCATGAACAAATGTATTGTACAAAGCAGTGAACATGTGTTTGTTCTTAATAAAAACCATTTGGAAACATGAACACGTGGATAAATTCTGATTTAAGGTTTGTCAGTCCACTCTGTGCTGTTTCATGGGTGGCAGTTCCTCACTTGGTAGAGTTGCCGTCCACAGACAATACGCTCGGAGGTTCGTGCCCCCTCCCCCGACCACATGTTAGTGTTTCCTGGGCATTGAGCCAAAAAACTATACTATTGCTCAAACACTACATTTATTGGTTGTAGAGATAAATGAGCacacataaagaaaatattgtacaattttgcaataacatgaaaataaatgatcaaatttCTTGGaactgcagcagagaaaacaaggcAGCTGCTGCTTTAGAGGAAACTGTGGTTTTTACTGCTGTCAGCCTGATGTCATACCATCATCTAATACAACGAGACAGACATCAGAGGCTGATCTGTCAGCACAGTTTGTTCCATCTAACTTTCAGTGATTGTATTGTTGGATGTGTGCTGTGTTGGAAACCAATTAAAGTGAAATACAGGATAGAATAGAGTGGACAGTGTGAGAACTTTTACACAACAAAGTGTTAGGTTTATAATGTCCAAAGAAGCAAGAGGTCGACTGTAACTAACACTGTTAccaaacaggaagagaagacGACTGCTGTcacaaaatgtcatttctttgtGGATGTGatttcactgctgtgctgcacaacaaaccaaCATTAGGAAGCTTTTTTCATCCCAGTCTGAAAGTCACTGACAGTGTCTGATAAAGCTAGTGTGGTGGACACAGCAGGAAGTCAGAGAGGTGCCGGTGAGTTAGCACTGAGGATCtggctcagggacacacctggtgggtaggctgggacttctgcatcccatcctgctgctctacccattgagctaccaggtcCCTAATTCTTCACTATATTTGTACAATTCTTCATGTTTTTAAGTTCAGGAGGGTAAAGAAAAACCTTGTTGTGTTACCTAATGTTCTCATCAGTGATCACACATTAGATTCTCTGCTATTTTGTGATGTAGACTGATGAtttcatttgaatgtgtgtatctgtttagTGGGATCATTTCAACCATAGAAATCCTGATCATGACTCTGATTCAGAGAGAGCTCCCTcaagcagcagaggcttttcTCCACAAATCCTCTAAGTGACCTGAGGCTCCATAGATAAAACCCAACAGTACTGATAGTGCTTGTATAGTGTAAAGTcacgtgtatgtatgtgtacgagtgttttatatttgaagtatgtttttctctcaaagtcaacaaaatactttttagtttattttttaactgttgcTTGTAAAACCAAACCATCATCTTCCTCATTGTGTTTATTACACAATGTTTCTTATTGAAGCAGGTTCTGCTTTAGTTTGATGCTAAAGGGgtttttattgttctttaaattaaaatgtgtgaacttgttttcagttctgtccagttcctgtttcagtaaatactCACTACATTTCATTAGTCATTAGTTTGGTGTTTAAAAGCTTCATTAactttgctgttatttcaatGATATTGATGAACCTAaaccttttctcatttctctccgTGTTGCTTTTCTCTTGTGGTTCTTTGGTTTTTACTAAACTGTCTCatagaaaatgttaaacttccttttttgttgtgatgAACCAAACTAGTTAGTATTTAAAGTCTCATTGtaataactatttaaaatgacactggacCTGAAATGACAGACTCAACATTACACagcacttgttgttgttgtggaagaaaaaatgaagtttgcaataagatgtttgtatgtttatacAGCAGCCAGTTCTATAAAATCCTTTATGGTTTTGTAGGtgacatttgtgatgtgatgATTAATTCCTGGGTCAATGTTGTTCAGACAATGTCCATTTCTTTCACTCACGTAATTTGTCCAGTTTCTTAACCTTCACACTGTCTCcaaaagagcaaacattttacactgatcTGTACTTgatcagttttctgtcactgtgtgatctttacttttctttacttttgtaaGTTTTGACTGACTGCTTGTAGTTTcctcaagaaaaaataaaaaaaatcttcaaatgtGTTGAGTAACTAAGAAAAGATAAGTTGAATCTATATCTATGGACgtcatttaaacacactgatgcttgAAGCCATCTACTGGTCGTCTGTGGTGTTTTAATTTAAGGCTCTTCCTGATTATCTTCAGTTGTAAAAACTGCTGAACTTGATTTTCATTTACACCATATTTTAAGGATCACaggctgcatttctttttaggTTCTTAGATCAATCTGTGGAGGTTTTGTAAATGTCGTGATTTCAATTAACAtacacatttgtaataaaagagctttttgtatttgtaccaCATGATCTGTGGTTTGatctgtggcttcttcttttctgttcgtatgtttcctgcagctgctgttcagAGACACTCTGACATGTGGTGGTAGCTGCAGAATGGACAAAACATCAGTTGAGAGGCTGCTGGGTGAGTCCAGTCTGCTGGATGTGTTGATGTCTGAATGTTGAGAGAAGATCACTGCTGCTTCCCACAGTAGATCAGTTATTACAGCTCAAACCTGAACAGGtgattctctctacagaaaaacctacaacaccacctccacctggtgATGTTCTGTCCGTACTTCATGTCCACTGTCCTGATGGTGTCTTTATATCGACATGTACCAACAGGTAACACTCTGAATCATTACAGACActcatcaatcaatcaacatATTGTagcaattatttatattttcaactttttcttgTGCACCTGTTCTGACAGTAGGAAATCACCTGGATGTATCTATGGGAACGACCTCGCGCACCCAAGCTGAGTATTGGATGGTGACAATGATGATGTCACCACAGAGCACTGTGATGTGATACAATCAGCAGAAAGTCTTCACTTTGTCAGATTCTGAACCCAGCAGTAAAGAGGAGGTGGATGTGATCTCTCCTGCAGGAGCTTCACTTTTCTCACCCATGCTGTTGCAGAAGTCAGCATGGAAAAACTGTATATCTGGCCATGATCAAAAGGAGTCAGAACTCACAGTACAGTGACTGTTAACATCAGTCTATAAGCTTATCATCTATGACCCATGTTCCTGTTTACAGTAATcctgaaaaaaatctaacaattcAATAGTTTAAAATGTAGAACTGATGCCTATAAGGACACTGCACTGCACCCTGCCAAGCTGCTCAATGATTTTAAGGGGGTTTGGTATGATTTTACAAATGGAGAAATGCTTGACTTCATCCAGAAGAAAAGGAacaagtgaagagagagaatccagtgtcaaaacatttaaatgtgaccaAGGTTACGAGGTGAAAGATCCTCTGATTTCACAACTTACTCAAAGAGCGAGAGACGAGCATAAAACTAACCAAAGATTcaatattcaagattcaaagtgtttccctgcacaatgaaattctcaTTTTGCTGttcacaataaatgtcatagagtaaagtaaaataaaaatagaaaaaaaatacaataaaacacaagagcaaaaaaataaaagagcagtaaaagtgaggtagtgtagttctgaaataatgaatgtgcaaaagcaaaaatgtaaatcaatgtaaacagttattttatgttcatggttgcaaactcctgtcagctgtttaggagtctgatggcagaggggaagaaagagttcttcagtcttgaggttctgcatttcacacttctgtacctccatcctgagggtagaagtgtgaacagtccgtgctgggggtgggaggggtctttggggatggaagcagctctcctgtggactctgcggtgctagatgctctgcagagagggcagtggaggcCTGGTGATCTTCTGCTCAGTCTTCACTACTCTCTGCAGGCATTTGTGGTCCATGACAGTAGTGCTgctgtaccacacagtgatgcagttggtcaggacactctcaatgacgcagctgtagaagttgctgaggatcttaggcgacatgccaaacttcctcagactcctcagaaaatacagctgctgttggtccttcttgaccagctgcgtgacgtgtggtgtccaagtgaggtcctcactgatgtgaacacccaggtatttaaagttgctcaTCCTCTCCACTTGaagctcccggatgaacagtggctgatgcgttctcctctcctttctcatgtccactatcatttccttTGTCTTGTCCGTTATGAgagtgaggttgttgtctccacaccattGCACCAGACTGTCCACCTCCCTCcaacagggtgtagaggatggggctgagtacacaaccctgtggagtgacaatgtttgtgatgatactggctgaagtcctgttaccaatcctgacagactgaggcctgccagtcaggaagtctaggagccagtcacagagggtggggtaCAAActaagtgtggacagtttgtgggtgagtttgtgggaAATGAGcgtgttgaaggcggagctgtagTTGATGAAGAGTATCCtgaggtatgagtccttattttccagatgagaaagggagtagtggatggcagcagtgATGGCACACGAGGTGGACATGTTGGGCTGGTAggcatactgcagggggtcaatagtgtctggtatgctgctctgaatatgaaggtgagaacatcagccagctcgttggcacatccacccaggaatgttgtctggtcctgctgctttgcaggggttgatcttcctcagagctttgtgtacctgTGTTGTTGAGACggttggtggaggggaggggggttgagtGGTCCAAGTTTGTGTGagccccctctctgcagtgtagctgggggCCTCAAAGTGAGTGTAGAATGTGTTGAGGTCGTCCGGCAGGCTGTGTGATGAGgtgatgtgctgcagtttttgccACATCTGCCCTGAGTCAGCAGTAGAGTAGAagctgtccagcttctctctgtactgcGTCTTAGCCGCTatgatggcttttctcagtccgtacttcgcagctttgtactcggtctcattgcctgatctaaatgcaagagagcgAGTACGCAGCATGTGACGTACCTAACTGCTTATCCAGGGCTTCTGGTttggaaacttcctgatttgtatggtgGGAACGATGTTATcaacacaagtgctgatgtacccagtcacatactcagcataatcCTGTGCGCTGAtggaagagtcctccagagtggctgtagctttaaacacatcccagtctgtcagagcaaaacagtcctgcagggtgctctcagtctctggcatccagagtttaacctgtttggtgacagggtgtgtttgtttcagtctttgtctgtaagcagggtacaggaacaaagagatgtggtctgagtgtccGAAGTGGGGGCGGGGTGCAGCCCTGTATGCACCAcgtatgttgctgtaaacatgATCGAGAGTGTTCTTATCAAGTGTGGGAATGAAGTcaccagcaacaataaaaacagcgtcaGGATGAGCCGTTTCTAACACGCTGATGACGTCATAGAGTTTGCTGATGCTGCGGTGGAGTTAGCTCGTGGGGGGATGTCAAATTCCCTCGGTAGATAATAAGGAGGCACTTCAGCAGTAGAAACTCCACATCTGGCGAACAGTGTTCATCAACCGTCTGTAGTTATGTtagactttttattttcctttgtccttttcatCAACTCTCCAATACTAAATCTGTGATCTCCTATCGTC harbors:
- the LOC137137071 gene encoding Fc receptor-like protein 5 encodes the protein LFTYCHIISVITAHLTVSPNSSQFFKGDTVSLSCKEDDSSAGWTLRKNITKQNITQCGDGWGEPAGSLCIIDYLFPWDSGVYWCESREGSTSNSITITVTGGAVILQSPVLPVMEGHDVSLHCQTKRPPSNHSADFYKDGSLIRTEPTGHMTIHHVTKSDEGLYKCHISSHGESPPSWIYVTEKPMTTSSPTSTTFTSSPPPSSTSLQLVITLLLHLVVFCPYLISTLLMVSLYRHRHRGNDLPVSMVMTSPEQAERGLDNDYDNVTTEHHF